The proteins below are encoded in one region of Sulfolobus sp. A20:
- the pyk gene encoding pyruvate kinase, translating to MRKTKIVATLGPSSEDKIHELSAFVDVFRINLAHGNEESHKKYFDLLKDYASNSSILADLPGPKLRIGDLKKPIELKKGDRIIFSQNEGVPVSDELFYSAVKEGSYVLIADGTIRVKIISVSKNKVEGIVEEEGILMPRKGINIPNVNLKSGITENDIKLLKKALDLGADYIGLSFVISENDIQKIKEIVGDDVWVIAKIEKSEALKNLVNITKVSDGIMVARGDLGVEIGLENLPLVQRKIVKVARTFGKPVILATQVLTSMINNQLPTRAEIIDISNSIIQGVDSIMLSDETAIGNYPIESVKVLHNIITNVEKSVKHRAIRPLNNEDDAIALAAVNASKISKADAILVYSRSGNSILRISRLRPQKEIIGICPNYKLARRFKLCYAVVPAVIDKKVDTLDQIVEKSLETAKNGNYKKVVIVGGDPKQEEGKTNFIIIKIIS from the coding sequence ATGAGAAAGACAAAAATAGTTGCCACTTTAGGACCTTCATCAGAAGATAAAATTCATGAATTGAGTGCTTTCGTTGATGTTTTCAGGATAAACTTAGCTCATGGTAATGAAGAATCTCACAAAAAGTATTTTGACCTATTAAAAGATTATGCATCTAATTCTAGCATTCTAGCTGATCTGCCTGGACCTAAATTAAGGATAGGAGATCTTAAAAAACCAATAGAATTGAAAAAAGGAGACAGAATAATATTTTCGCAAAATGAGGGAGTACCAGTTAGTGATGAACTGTTTTACTCTGCAGTAAAAGAGGGATCGTATGTACTGATAGCCGATGGTACTATAAGAGTTAAAATAATCTCAGTGAGTAAAAACAAGGTAGAGGGAATAGTAGAAGAAGAAGGAATCCTAATGCCTAGAAAGGGAATAAACATACCTAATGTGAATCTCAAATCTGGAATTACGGAAAACGATATAAAGCTACTTAAGAAAGCATTAGATTTAGGAGCTGATTACATAGGTCTGTCTTTTGTCATCAGTGAAAACGATATACAGAAGATTAAGGAGATTGTAGGGGATGATGTATGGGTAATAGCTAAGATAGAGAAGAGTGAAGCTCTGAAAAACTTAGTTAATATAACAAAGGTTTCAGATGGGATAATGGTAGCTAGAGGAGACCTAGGTGTGGAGATAGGATTAGAAAACCTACCATTAGTTCAAAGGAAGATTGTAAAAGTAGCTAGAACTTTCGGTAAACCAGTCATATTAGCCACTCAAGTTTTGACTTCAATGATAAATAATCAACTACCAACTAGAGCGGAAATTATCGATATTTCGAATTCTATAATCCAAGGAGTAGATTCAATTATGCTAAGCGATGAAACTGCAATTGGCAATTATCCCATAGAGAGTGTAAAAGTGTTACATAACATTATAACCAACGTGGAAAAGAGTGTAAAACATAGAGCAATAAGACCCCTAAATAATGAAGATGATGCTATTGCATTAGCAGCAGTAAATGCGTCAAAAATTTCTAAGGCTGACGCGATATTAGTTTACAGTAGATCAGGTAACTCAATCCTACGCATATCTAGGCTGAGACCACAAAAAGAAATCATAGGCATATGCCCTAATTATAAACTAGCTAGGAGGTTTAAATTATGTTATGCTGTAGTTCCAGCTGTAATTGATAAAAAAGTTGACACATTAGATCAAATAGTTGAAAAATCTCTTGAGACCGCTAAAAACGGTAATTATAAAAAGGTTGTAATTGTCGGTGGGGATCCTAAGCAAGAGGAAGGAAAAACTAATTTTATCATTATCAAAATTATTAGCTAA
- a CDS encoding cupin domain-containing protein, with amino-acid sequence MDYYFGNFKDVKIEEVQVRGSRDAYIQWLITRQHGNEKYAVRHFIIKPKGIIAHHKHKYTETLVILKGKGKVCANGDAREVKYGDFVFINSDVPHELINENDEDFEFICIISYEDDMRITPLQDNCGKHA; translated from the coding sequence ATGGATTATTATTTCGGAAACTTTAAGGATGTTAAAATAGAGGAAGTACAAGTAAGAGGATCAAGAGATGCATACATACAATGGCTCATAACAAGACAGCACGGTAACGAAAAGTATGCCGTAAGACACTTCATTATTAAGCCTAAAGGAATTATAGCCCATCATAAACATAAATACACGGAAACTCTAGTAATTCTAAAAGGAAAAGGTAAAGTATGTGCAAACGGTGATGCGAGGGAAGTTAAATACGGAGATTTCGTCTTCATAAATTCTGATGTTCCACACGAATTAATAAATGAAAATGATGAGGATTTTGAATTCATTTGTATAATCTCTTATGAAGATGATATGAGAATAACTCCACTTCAAGATAACTGCGGAAAGCACGCATAA
- the rpiA gene encoding ribose 5-phosphate isomerase A has protein sequence MDPKEVLTEYSIKYVKDINIIGLGTGKTIRKLIEVMSKHEDLKKDKLFVASSIDTEIELSKNNFNVITLFSGIRPQVYIDSFDTITQDGILIKGGGGALFREKLLTYFSQKRIFIGDSNKMKRNKLYEVPVEVISVSINYIMKYLEDNGYAVKYREGSGKIGPVISDNGNAILDVVVKAEELCKFNEIIKKIPGIVETGVFCKDLYDKVIIADENGRIEEIVRSSDL, from the coding sequence ATGGATCCAAAGGAAGTTTTAACAGAATATAGTATAAAGTATGTGAAGGATATTAACATAATTGGATTAGGTACAGGTAAGACTATCAGAAAGCTAATAGAAGTCATGAGCAAGCACGAGGATTTAAAGAAAGATAAATTATTCGTTGCTAGCTCCATCGATACTGAAATAGAATTGTCTAAAAACAATTTTAATGTAATTACGCTCTTCTCTGGAATAAGACCCCAAGTATATATTGATAGCTTCGATACAATAACGCAAGATGGAATCTTAATTAAAGGTGGAGGAGGAGCACTATTTAGGGAGAAACTTCTCACTTATTTTTCACAAAAGAGAATTTTTATTGGAGATTCGAATAAAATGAAAAGGAATAAATTATATGAAGTACCAGTGGAAGTTATTAGCGTGAGTATAAATTATATTATGAAATACTTAGAAGATAACGGATACGCCGTTAAGTATAGAGAAGGCTCTGGAAAGATTGGTCCGGTAATAAGCGACAACGGAAACGCAATATTAGATGTTGTAGTAAAAGCCGAAGAGTTATGTAAATTTAATGAAATAATTAAAAAGATACCGGGTATAGTTGAAACTGGAGTGTTTTGTAAAGACTTATACGATAAAGTAATAATAGCTGATGAAAATGGAAGAATAGAAGAAATAGTAAGGAGTTCAGACCTTTAA
- a CDS encoding carbonic anhydrase: protein MFRNAGGIVTDDAIRSVTLTTNFFGTKEIIVVTHTDCGMFRFTGKEGD, encoded by the coding sequence ATCTTCAGAAACGCTGGTGGAATAGTAACTGATGACGCTATAAGATCTGTCACGTTAACTACAAATTTCTTCGGAACTAAGGAGATAATTGTAGTAACGCATACTGATTGTGGAATGTTTAGGTTTACTGGAAAAGAGGGCGATTGA
- the lysS gene encoding homocitrate synthase, producing the protein MIKVGILDSTLREGEQTPGVVFNIDQRVEIAKALSDLGVSMIEAGHPAVSPDIHEGIKRIVKMKKEGIITSEIVGHSRAVKRDIEIAAELEVDRIAIFYGVSDIHLKAKHKASREEALNVIAETISYAKSHGVKVRFTAEDGSRTDLNFLTIVCKTARDSGADRVSIADTVGILYPSKTKELFSYLAREVKNLEFDIHAHNDLGLAVANSLAAIEGGATIIHTTVNGLGERVGITPLQQIAAAIKYHFNIEVVKLDKLQYVSSIVEKYSGIPMPPNYPITGDYAFVHKAGVHVAGVLSDPKTYEFMPPETFGRSRDYTIDKYTGKHALRDKYDKLGVKLSEIELDQILAKIKSNPTIRFYRDVDLLELAEEVTGRVLKPRPPEHIEAMISVKCDSNVYTTAVTRRISVIHGVKEVMEISGDYDIIVKVEARDSNELNQIIESIRAVKGVRSTLTSLVLKKM; encoded by the coding sequence ATGATAAAAGTTGGTATATTAGATTCAACTCTTAGAGAAGGTGAACAAACTCCTGGTGTTGTATTTAATATTGATCAAAGAGTCGAAATAGCTAAGGCTTTATCTGATTTAGGAGTTTCTATGATAGAAGCAGGACATCCTGCAGTCTCTCCAGATATTCATGAAGGGATAAAGAGAATAGTAAAAATGAAAAAAGAGGGTATAATAACATCTGAAATAGTTGGTCATAGTAGGGCGGTTAAAAGGGATATAGAAATTGCTGCTGAATTGGAGGTTGATAGGATAGCAATATTTTATGGGGTTAGTGATATTCATTTGAAAGCAAAACATAAGGCGTCTAGAGAAGAAGCGTTAAACGTTATAGCAGAGACGATAAGTTATGCTAAATCTCATGGGGTAAAGGTAAGATTTACAGCAGAAGATGGTTCTAGAACGGATCTAAACTTCTTGACGATAGTATGTAAGACGGCAAGAGACTCTGGAGCAGATAGGGTAAGCATAGCGGATACGGTAGGTATCTTATATCCTTCAAAAACTAAAGAATTATTTAGCTATCTAGCAAGAGAAGTCAAAAACTTAGAGTTTGATATACATGCTCATAACGATTTAGGACTAGCAGTAGCCAATTCGTTGGCTGCAATAGAGGGCGGGGCTACAATAATTCACACAACCGTTAACGGGTTGGGGGAAAGAGTAGGCATAACTCCCCTACAACAGATTGCAGCTGCAATAAAGTATCATTTCAATATAGAGGTAGTAAAATTAGATAAATTGCAATATGTATCTAGTATAGTCGAGAAATATAGCGGAATTCCTATGCCACCAAACTATCCAATAACTGGGGATTATGCTTTTGTGCATAAAGCTGGAGTTCACGTAGCTGGAGTTTTAAGCGATCCAAAGACGTACGAGTTTATGCCACCAGAGACTTTTGGCAGGTCAAGAGACTACACCATAGATAAATATACTGGTAAACACGCTTTAAGAGACAAATACGACAAACTAGGAGTAAAACTAAGTGAGATCGAATTAGATCAGATATTAGCTAAAATCAAATCTAATCCAACCATAAGATTTTACAGAGATGTAGACTTGTTAGAATTAGCTGAGGAAGTGACTGGGAGAGTACTAAAGCCTAGACCACCGGAACATATAGAAGCTATGATTTCAGTTAAGTGTGATTCAAACGTTTATACCACTGCAGTAACTAGACGTATATCAGTTATTCATGGTGTAAAAGAAGTTATGGAAATCTCTGGCGATTACGATATTATAGTAAAAGTGGAGGCTAGAGATTCAAACGAATTGAACCAAATAATCGAGAGTATAAGAGCAGTTAAGGGTGTTAGGTCAACTTTAACTTCTCTAGTGCTTAAAAAGATGTAA
- the pyrH gene encoding UMP kinase encodes MNIILKISGKFFDEDNVDNLRLLKESVKELVEQGYRVGVVTGGGNTARRYIKLGREIGIGEAYLDLLGIWASRLNAYLVMFTLQDLAYMKVPQSLEEFIEAWSHSKVVVTGGFQPGQSTAAVASLVAEASSSKILVMATNVDGVYEKDPRIYSDVKLIPRLNTMDLRKILENSQSVQAGTYELLDPLAIKIVERSKIKVIVMHYKRLNKIINILNGEEISSIIEPM; translated from the coding sequence ATGAACATTATTTTAAAGATAAGTGGAAAATTTTTTGATGAAGATAATGTAGATAATTTGAGATTGTTAAAGGAGAGTGTTAAAGAACTAGTAGAACAAGGCTATAGAGTAGGAGTAGTAACTGGAGGAGGAAACACTGCAAGGAGATATATAAAGTTGGGGAGAGAGATTGGCATAGGCGAGGCTTATCTTGACTTATTAGGAATATGGGCGTCTAGATTAAACGCTTATTTGGTAATGTTCACCTTGCAAGATTTGGCATACATGAAAGTTCCTCAAAGTTTAGAGGAGTTTATAGAAGCTTGGTCTCATAGTAAGGTAGTTGTTACTGGTGGCTTTCAGCCAGGGCAATCTACCGCTGCAGTAGCATCATTAGTAGCTGAGGCTTCTTCATCAAAAATTTTAGTGATGGCTACCAATGTAGACGGTGTATACGAGAAAGATCCTAGAATTTATTCTGATGTTAAACTAATACCTCGTCTAAATACAATGGATTTGAGGAAGATTTTAGAGAATTCTCAATCAGTTCAAGCTGGAACTTATGAGCTACTCGACCCACTAGCTATAAAGATAGTGGAGAGATCGAAGATAAAGGTAATAGTTATGCACTACAAAAGATTGAACAAAATAATTAATATACTGAATGGAGAGGAAATATCATCTATAATAGAACCAATGTGA
- a CDS encoding chromatin protein Cren7 has protein sequence MSSSKKSVKVKTPNGKEIELVPEKAWALAPKGRKGVKIGLFKDPETGKYFRHKLPDDYPI, from the coding sequence ATGAGCTCAAGTAAGAAGTCTGTAAAAGTTAAGACGCCTAATGGGAAAGAGATAGAACTAGTGCCAGAGAAAGCTTGGGCTTTAGCACCAAAGGGTAGAAAAGGAGTGAAGATAGGACTTTTCAAAGATCCAGAGACTGGAAAATACTTTAGGCATAAATTACCGGACGACTATCCCATATAA
- a CDS encoding SDR family oxidoreductase, which translates to MNINISGKRVLITASTEGIGRGVAEAFLREGCNVVISSRSEQKLNKALADLRQISPSIWGFISDLTVESTLEELVMKAVEVMKGIDVLVVNSGNPPKEPSFFFENSMQDWEYSIRLYLLSAIKLVNLVYPYMREQRWGRIFFLSSWTVKEPQRLFSLADITRAPLIQMAKLLSRELSQFNITTNVILMGSFDTEGARRSLKKYAEKVGQPVEVVWEKEVLSQIPLRRSGDIKNELGSLLIYLSSDYGSYVNGSYILIDGGITRSV; encoded by the coding sequence ATGAATATAAACATTTCAGGTAAAAGGGTTCTAATTACAGCCTCCACAGAAGGTATAGGTAGGGGGGTTGCTGAAGCCTTTTTGCGTGAGGGTTGTAATGTTGTAATATCATCTAGGAGTGAACAAAAACTTAATAAGGCATTAGCGGACTTAAGGCAAATCAGTCCGTCTATATGGGGCTTCATATCAGATCTAACTGTTGAAAGTACTTTAGAAGAACTCGTTATGAAAGCAGTTGAGGTGATGAAAGGAATTGACGTGCTCGTAGTTAATTCTGGAAATCCTCCAAAAGAACCTTCTTTTTTCTTTGAAAACTCAATGCAAGATTGGGAATATTCAATAAGATTATACTTGCTTAGTGCGATAAAACTTGTAAATTTAGTTTATCCATATATGAGAGAACAAAGATGGGGTAGGATATTTTTCTTATCGTCGTGGACAGTAAAGGAACCTCAAAGATTGTTTTCTTTAGCTGATATAACTAGAGCTCCATTAATTCAAATGGCTAAGCTCCTAAGTAGAGAGCTAAGTCAATTCAATATAACAACTAATGTTATTCTGATGGGTAGCTTCGATACTGAAGGCGCTAGAAGATCGTTAAAGAAATACGCTGAAAAGGTAGGTCAACCTGTGGAAGTGGTATGGGAAAAAGAGGTTTTATCTCAAATACCTCTACGTAGATCTGGAGATATTAAGAATGAGTTAGGATCTCTGCTAATTTATCTCTCGTCAGATTATGGAAGTTATGTTAACGGTTCCTATATATTGATCGATGGTGGGATAACTAGATCAGTTTGA
- a CDS encoding NAD(P)-dependent oxidoreductase, protein MKIGLIGLGVMGYRIGANLAKASKLDLVYNRTQQVADKFSKDYGVAKASSIEELVKKSDVILTMLADDKAVSSVVEPIIPLMKGKILVDMSTISPTLSIELAKRISENNGVMFDSPVIGTSTFVEQKKLVVLVGGPKDKFDIVHDILKETSSAVVYMGNNGMGLYAKLVNNLLLASYVVAIAEAYNFGLKAGLDPKQISNILTNLSSARSPTTELKAPKLVNEDYLVQFATKHMRKDLEIIIRESQNLKAITPLSSISLQLYRMAEALGLSEKDFISVVEVFKSLSPK, encoded by the coding sequence ATGAAAATAGGTCTTATCGGACTAGGTGTAATGGGATATAGAATAGGGGCAAATCTAGCTAAAGCATCTAAATTAGATTTAGTATATAATAGAACTCAACAAGTTGCGGATAAGTTCTCAAAAGATTATGGGGTAGCTAAAGCTTCTAGTATCGAAGAATTGGTGAAAAAATCTGATGTAATCCTCACCATGTTAGCTGATGATAAAGCTGTGAGCTCTGTAGTTGAGCCAATAATTCCGCTTATGAAGGGTAAAATACTTGTTGATATGAGTACTATAAGCCCTACGCTTAGTATAGAATTGGCTAAGAGAATATCTGAAAATAATGGAGTTATGTTTGATTCACCAGTAATAGGGACTTCAACGTTTGTTGAACAGAAGAAGTTAGTAGTGTTAGTAGGCGGTCCTAAGGATAAATTTGATATAGTTCATGATATACTGAAGGAGACCTCTTCGGCAGTAGTTTATATGGGTAACAATGGAATGGGTCTATATGCTAAACTTGTTAATAACTTACTATTAGCCTCCTACGTGGTAGCGATTGCTGAAGCATATAATTTTGGGTTAAAAGCTGGATTAGATCCTAAGCAAATCTCAAATATACTAACTAATTTAAGTAGTGCTAGATCACCTACTACTGAATTAAAGGCACCTAAGTTAGTTAATGAAGACTACTTAGTTCAATTTGCTACAAAACATATGAGAAAGGATCTAGAAATTATTATTAGAGAGTCTCAAAATTTGAAAGCAATTACTCCGCTTTCCTCAATTTCATTGCAGCTGTATAGAATGGCTGAAGCTTTAGGCCTCTCTGAAAAAGATTTCATATCTGTAGTAGAAGTCTTCAAAAGCCTTTCTCCCAAATAG
- a CDS encoding pseudouridylate synthase has product MRSSSRERSSIIDTVIKILSEYPLCDNCLGRCFAKLGYGLDNKERGKAIKTFLILYLDHKIKNHEIEDLSIVKEISQNMGELSKNWFNLYFSSDEFQTKKCYICANKIEEYKTDFLDKSLQIIKSKQRKYVLGVELDEEIKMKENEIMNKFNLFYMESIKNEIKRDVGKRLTQLGFPPDIDNPDIELIYTISTKEVKILEKHIKTLYVYNRLTRNLPISSWFSKDKEGLDNLLGKKIILAFSEPSDVRIITEYPLIIEDEEREKININGYNIVKMMSVGKKEIESISNLKPSRKKYRVTVYSQTNPPDSFKLFDNIYDIFIDCKSFNELKEKLDKMKLESNMIVLSIDLIDVEGRINNLVETYIK; this is encoded by the coding sequence TTGAGAAGTTCTTCAAGGGAAAGATCTAGTATAATAGATACAGTTATTAAAATCTTATCCGAGTATCCATTATGTGATAACTGCTTAGGTAGGTGTTTTGCTAAATTAGGTTATGGGTTGGATAACAAGGAAAGAGGAAAAGCAATAAAGACGTTTCTTATTTTATATCTTGATCATAAAATAAAGAATCACGAAATTGAGGATCTTTCTATAGTAAAGGAGATTTCTCAGAACATGGGGGAATTATCTAAAAATTGGTTCAATTTATATTTTTCATCTGATGAATTTCAAACTAAGAAATGTTATATTTGTGCTAATAAGATTGAGGAATATAAAACAGATTTTCTGGATAAATCTCTACAGATAATTAAAAGTAAACAAAGAAAGTATGTGCTTGGGGTAGAATTAGATGAAGAAATTAAGATGAAAGAGAACGAAATAATGAATAAATTCAATCTATTTTATATGGAAAGTATTAAAAATGAAATAAAAAGGGATGTCGGGAAGAGGTTAACTCAACTTGGTTTTCCTCCGGATATCGATAATCCAGATATAGAGCTAATATATACAATTTCTACGAAAGAGGTTAAAATATTGGAGAAACACATTAAAACTCTATATGTTTATAATCGCCTAACAAGAAATTTACCTATTTCCTCGTGGTTCTCTAAAGATAAAGAGGGTTTAGATAATCTACTAGGTAAGAAAATAATATTAGCTTTTTCTGAACCATCGGATGTAAGGATAATTACAGAATATCCATTAATTATAGAAGATGAGGAAAGGGAAAAGATAAACATTAATGGTTATAATATTGTAAAAATGATGAGCGTTGGAAAGAAGGAGATTGAGAGTATTTCAAATCTGAAGCCATCAAGGAAAAAATATAGAGTGACAGTATATTCTCAAACTAACCCTCCAGATTCTTTTAAACTGTTCGATAATATTTACGATATTTTTATTGACTGCAAATCTTTTAATGAATTAAAAGAGAAATTAGATAAGATGAAACTTGAAAGTAACATGATAGTACTATCAATAGATTTGATAGATGTGGAAGGTAGGATTAATAATTTAGTAGAAACATACATTAAGTAG
- a CDS encoding signal recognition particle protein Srp54, whose protein sequence is MLENLRDAVRKFLTGSTPYEKAVDEFIKDLQKALISADVNVKLVFSLTSRIKERLIKEKPPSILERKEWFISIVYDELSKLFGGDKEPSVNPTKNPYIIMLVGVQGSGKTTTAAKIAYFYKKKGYKVGLVAADTYRPAALDQLVQLGQQINVPVYGERDNKNAVEIAKNGISKFKDNMDIIIVDTAGRHGYGEENKLLEEMKEIYEAIKPDDVILVIDASIGQKAYDLASRFHQASPIGSIIITKMDGTAKGGGALSAVAATGATIKFIGTGEKVDELEVFNPKRYVSRILGMGDIETILDKIKGMEEYEKVQKKMEDVMTGKSKLTLKDVYDQLIALRKMGPLSKVLQHIPGLGVMLPMPDETQLKIGEEKMKKWISALNSMTYKELENPNIIDKSRMRRIAEGSGLEIEDVKELLEWYNNMNKLLKMVKRKRGDFEKFFKGKI, encoded by the coding sequence ATGTTAGAGAATTTAAGGGACGCGGTTAGAAAATTTCTCACTGGTTCTACACCCTATGAGAAAGCAGTAGATGAATTCATAAAGGATCTTCAAAAGGCTCTTATTTCAGCTGATGTTAATGTTAAGTTAGTTTTTTCATTAACTTCGCGGATTAAAGAAAGATTGATTAAAGAAAAACCTCCATCTATTTTAGAGAGAAAGGAGTGGTTTATATCTATAGTGTATGACGAATTATCTAAGTTATTTGGAGGAGATAAGGAGCCTTCTGTTAACCCTACAAAGAACCCCTATATAATAATGTTAGTTGGAGTTCAAGGAAGCGGAAAAACTACTACTGCCGCAAAGATAGCATATTTCTACAAGAAGAAGGGATATAAAGTGGGGTTAGTAGCTGCTGATACATATAGACCTGCTGCATTAGATCAATTAGTGCAGTTAGGCCAACAAATTAATGTTCCAGTTTATGGAGAAAGGGATAATAAAAATGCTGTTGAAATAGCTAAAAATGGTATCTCAAAGTTCAAAGATAATATGGATATAATAATAGTTGATACTGCGGGTAGACACGGGTATGGAGAAGAGAATAAGCTATTAGAAGAGATGAAAGAGATATATGAGGCTATTAAGCCAGATGATGTAATATTAGTTATAGATGCATCAATAGGGCAAAAAGCATATGATCTAGCCTCAAGATTTCATCAAGCGAGTCCAATTGGGTCAATTATAATTACTAAAATGGACGGTACTGCTAAAGGTGGTGGAGCTTTATCTGCGGTAGCTGCTACTGGAGCCACAATAAAATTTATCGGTACTGGAGAAAAAGTAGATGAGCTTGAAGTATTCAATCCAAAGAGATACGTTTCACGAATTCTTGGGATGGGAGATATAGAGACAATCCTAGATAAAATTAAGGGTATGGAAGAATATGAGAAGGTCCAGAAGAAGATGGAAGATGTCATGACAGGAAAATCTAAATTAACTTTGAAAGATGTTTATGATCAGCTGATAGCACTAAGAAAAATGGGACCATTGTCTAAGGTTCTTCAGCATATACCGGGTCTAGGCGTCATGTTACCTATGCCAGATGAAACTCAGTTAAAGATAGGTGAAGAGAAGATGAAGAAGTGGATCTCGGCACTTAATTCTATGACATACAAGGAGTTAGAGAATCCAAATATAATTGATAAATCTAGGATGAGAAGAATTGCTGAAGGTTCAGGGTTAGAGATAGAAGATGTAAAAGAGCTTTTAGAATGGTATAATAATATGAACAAGTTGCTAAAGATGGTGAAGAGAAAGAGGGGAGATTTTGAGAAGTTCTTCAAGGGAAAGATCTAG
- a CDS encoding translation initiation factor IF-5A, which yields MSITYTTVGELKEGSYVVIDGEPCRVVEITKAKTGKHGSAKANVVAIGVFSGAKKTLMAPVDQQVEVPIIEKHVGQIIADMGDKIQIMDLESYETFEMEKPNEDELASKIRPNAEIEYWEIMGRRKIVRVK from the coding sequence ATGAGCATAACTTACACGACAGTTGGTGAGTTAAAAGAAGGTAGTTACGTAGTAATAGATGGCGAACCTTGTAGAGTTGTCGAAATAACTAAAGCTAAGACTGGTAAACATGGCAGTGCTAAGGCTAACGTAGTTGCAATTGGTGTTTTTAGTGGCGCTAAAAAAACCTTAATGGCTCCAGTGGACCAACAAGTAGAGGTTCCAATCATAGAGAAGCACGTTGGACAAATAATTGCAGATATGGGGGACAAAATACAAATTATGGATCTAGAGTCTTATGAGACGTTCGAAATGGAGAAGCCAAATGAGGACGAACTAGCATCAAAAATAAGACCAAACGCAGAAATAGAATATTGGGAGATTATGGGAAGGAGAAAAATTGTTAGGGTCAAGTAA
- a CDS encoding DNA topoisomerase IV subunit A: MSSELTSKVDKEARRKAANVLKGRILNVLEQVKKGEPLVMEIPMRTLSNTIYDEKRKLLLLGEKKLKRNFLDLNEARRFMQTLLMSSIIYEALINDEYPTIRDLYYRGKHSLLLKSINDNKIVSEENTWDEQKESDSVIADIEVFTSLLREEMLILSKEKGKVVGNLRIRSGNDIIDLSKTGHGAYAIEPTPDLIDFIDIDAEFVLVVEKDAVFQQLHRAGFWKQYKSILITSAGQPDRATRRFVRRLNEELKLPVYILTDADPYGWYIFSVFRIGSITLSYESERLATPEARFLGVSMSDIFGSSKKKPYLSDVERRNYIIRAKDADIKRAEEIKNYQWFKTKAWQEEINTFLQKKSKLEIEAMASKGLKFLAFQYLPEKIKSSDYIS; this comes from the coding sequence ATGAGCTCAGAATTAACATCAAAAGTAGATAAAGAAGCTAGAAGGAAAGCTGCTAACGTTTTAAAGGGAAGAATTTTGAATGTTTTAGAGCAAGTTAAGAAAGGAGAACCATTAGTTATGGAAATACCTATGCGAACATTATCTAATACAATTTACGATGAAAAAAGGAAGTTATTATTACTAGGTGAGAAGAAGCTTAAGCGAAATTTCCTTGACCTAAACGAAGCAAGGAGATTTATGCAAACTTTATTAATGTCCTCAATAATTTATGAAGCTCTAATTAATGATGAGTATCCAACTATACGTGATTTATACTACAGAGGTAAGCATTCACTTTTATTAAAATCTATCAATGATAACAAAATAGTATCGGAGGAGAATACGTGGGATGAGCAAAAGGAGTCAGACAGTGTAATAGCTGATATAGAAGTGTTCACTTCTCTATTGAGAGAAGAGATGTTAATATTAAGCAAAGAGAAGGGTAAAGTGGTAGGGAATTTAAGAATAAGAAGTGGTAATGATATTATAGATCTCAGCAAAACAGGTCATGGTGCGTATGCTATTGAACCTACTCCGGATTTGATAGATTTCATAGACATTGATGCAGAATTTGTTCTAGTCGTGGAGAAGGATGCGGTATTTCAACAATTGCATAGAGCAGGATTTTGGAAGCAATATAAGTCCATTTTAATAACCAGTGCCGGACAACCAGATAGGGCTACTAGAAGGTTCGTTAGAAGACTAAATGAAGAATTGAAACTCCCAGTGTATATTCTCACCGATGCTGATCCTTATGGATGGTATATATTTAGCGTATTTAGGATAGGCTCAATAACGTTATCTTATGAGAGTGAGAGACTAGCTACACCAGAAGCCAGATTTTTAGGTGTTTCCATGAGTGATATTTTCGGAAGTTCTAAGAAGAAACCATATCTTAGTGATGTTGAGAGGAGGAATTACATAATCAGAGCTAAGGATGCAGATATTAAGAGGGCTGAAGAGATTAAGAATTATCAATGGTTTAAGACTAAGGCATGGCAGGAAGAAATTAATACTTTCCTCCAAAAGAAGTCAAAATTGGAAATAGAGGCTATGGCTAGTAAGGGTCTAAAGTTCTTAGCTTTTCAGTACCTGCCAGAGAAGATAAAGAGTAGTGATTATATTAGTTAA